From the Thermovirga lienii DSM 17291 genome, one window contains:
- a CDS encoding deoxyguanosinetriphosphate triphosphohydrolase (PFAM: HD domain~TIGRFAM: deoxyguanosinetriphosphate triphosphohydrolase, putative~COGs: COG0232 dGTP triphosphohydrolase~InterPro IPR006674: IPR006261: IPR003607~KEGG: tai:Taci_1057 deoxyguanosinetriphosphate triphosphohydrolase~PFAM: metal-dependent phosphohydrolase HD sub domain~SMART: metal-dependent phosphohydrolase HD region~SPTR: Deoxyguanosinetriphosphate triphosphohydrolase;~TIGRFAM: deoxyguanosinetriphosphate triphosphohydrolase) has product MEGNSVREMCEAKEEILLASWAMKSRMSKGRQSPEEPCSVRTCFQRDRDRIVHSKAFRRLKHKTQVLLLPEGDHYRTRLTHTLEVSQISRVIARSLSLNEDLVEAIALGHDLGHTPFGHMGERALDKLAKQNGKEGFSHAKQSLRVVDVLEKDGKGLNLTEEVRDGILKHSKGQVDVRCGFYNDVPMTLEGWVVRVADSVAYLNHDLDDALRAGVIKMNELPPEVVKVLGDRHSKRIGTIVKDIVANSGSHGISMSERILEAVETLRAFLYEKVYTAKRASEEEPKVEHLICTLFNFFMCNPHFIPEKYGSDQVQSVIDFISGMTDRYAMLLFKRIAFPTPWPHDPLNDLFVTR; this is encoded by the coding sequence ATGGAAGGAAATTCTGTAAGAGAGATGTGCGAAGCCAAAGAGGAGATCCTTTTGGCGTCTTGGGCGATGAAAAGCCGAATGAGCAAGGGCAGGCAAAGCCCTGAGGAGCCTTGTAGTGTTAGGACGTGTTTTCAGAGGGACAGAGATAGAATCGTCCACAGCAAGGCATTCAGAAGGCTGAAACATAAAACCCAAGTGTTGCTATTGCCCGAGGGAGATCACTACAGAACCCGTTTGACCCACACATTGGAAGTAAGTCAGATCTCGCGGGTAATAGCTAGATCCCTTTCTCTTAACGAGGACCTGGTAGAGGCTATAGCACTAGGACATGACCTGGGACATACTCCCTTTGGCCACATGGGTGAAAGAGCTTTGGATAAATTGGCCAAGCAGAACGGCAAGGAAGGATTTTCCCATGCAAAACAAAGTCTTAGGGTTGTAGACGTACTGGAGAAGGATGGTAAAGGACTTAACCTTACTGAAGAGGTGAGGGATGGAATATTAAAGCACTCAAAAGGCCAGGTAGATGTGCGGTGTGGGTTTTATAATGACGTTCCTATGACCCTCGAAGGCTGGGTAGTAAGGGTGGCGGACTCCGTGGCTTATTTGAACCATGATCTTGATGATGCTCTGCGCGCAGGAGTAATAAAGATGAATGAACTGCCACCCGAAGTGGTGAAAGTGTTAGGAGACCGACATAGCAAGAGGATAGGGACGATAGTCAAAGACATAGTAGCTAATAGTGGCTCCCACGGTATAAGTATGAGCGAAAGGATTCTAGAAGCGGTGGAAACTCTAAGGGCTTTTTTGTATGAAAAGGTTTATACAGCAAAGAGAGCTTCCGAGGAGGAGCCGAAAGTAGAACATCTTATATGTACTTTATTTAACTTTTTTATGTGTAACCCCCATTTTATACCCGAAAAATACGGTTCAGATCAGGTTCAATCCGTAATTGACTTTATATCGGGCATGACCGATAGGTACGCCATGCTGCTCTTTAAAAGGATAGCTTTCCCCACCCCTTGGCCACATGATCCCTTAAACGATTTGTTTGTTACTCGGTAA
- a CDS encoding penicillin-binding protein, 1A family (PFAM: Penicillin binding protein transpeptidase domain; Transglycosylase~TIGRFAM: penicillin-binding protein, 1A family~COGs: COG0744 Membrane carboxypeptidase (penicillin-binding protein)~InterPro IPR001264: IPR001460: IPR011816~KEGG: aco:Amico_0765 penicillin-binding protein, 1A family~PFAM: glycosyl transferase family 51; penicillin-binding protein transpeptidase~PRIAM: Peptidoglycan glycosyltransferase~SPTR: Penicillin-binding protein, 1A family;~TIGRFAM: penicillin-binding protein, 1A family) codes for MSQKGDKDRKNRSKSSKKKRSLLGTVLYSFLVVILLASAVVAVVGSLYIRSLAASLPTSEEIARYEPDLSTIVYDRHNRVITKLFRQNRTWVNLEDIPVVMRNAVIAAEDSEFYKHKGVDFSAIIRAFWKNVTSGRVEQGASTITQQLARNMFLTQEKTLARKIKEAILAVRLEQTFSKEKILEMYLNVIYFGHGAWGIHSACQLYFNKEPKDLTLSEATLLAGIIKAPEYYSPKRHPKRAAIRQAYVLRRMVELGMISPQDAERAKKIQLDFQGLKKPSLMFDSAPYFISYILFDHLLPKYGSDLVYRGGLRVYTTIDLDIQRAAEEAIQNLKSEGAIVALDPYTGEILALVGGKDFKKSKFNRATQAYRQPGSAFKPFVYAAALEKGLRPIDHVFDAPLSFDNGVDENGEENIWSPGNYGGTYHGEVTILEAMVHSYNTVAVRVGQITGIQRILNLARDAGFTSPHIPADLSVALGSASITPLELASAYCIFANDGFRVQPFGIRKVTTAAGEILESFEPLKFQAVPPQITTTIRSMMEEVVRSGTGRRAKIEGYEVFGKTGTTNEYSDAWFAGGIPNMVAVVYAGNDDHASLGKAGTGGTIAAPVWHDFVSKAKEYIPIDTTFPDTSTYDVVEVQICRETGFLAGDSCPSASILMPVGTTPETVCPIHGGGSWEAAALDPNSPKLLLSPKDQETLGVTVASAPVYSIAPPEGTEEQIVVQTPYIAPPSLDRPIEMPEEPTPKPKAPLVPKIESRPKERTPEEIDKRFRELLKQYGITE; via the coding sequence ATGTCTCAAAAAGGAGATAAAGACAGAAAAAACCGCTCCAAGAGCTCTAAAAAAAAGCGATCTCTCCTAGGAACTGTATTGTACAGCTTCCTTGTTGTAATTCTATTAGCAAGTGCGGTAGTAGCGGTAGTAGGTTCCTTATATATAAGAAGCCTGGCCGCTTCTCTTCCAACCTCAGAAGAAATAGCAAGATATGAACCAGACCTCTCCACCATAGTTTACGATCGTCACAACCGCGTAATAACGAAGCTCTTCCGTCAAAACCGCACATGGGTAAACTTAGAAGATATTCCTGTTGTTATGAGAAATGCTGTTATCGCAGCGGAAGACAGTGAATTTTACAAGCATAAAGGCGTAGATTTCAGCGCTATTATAAGGGCCTTTTGGAAAAACGTAACCAGTGGCCGCGTAGAACAAGGAGCAAGCACTATAACCCAGCAACTTGCCCGCAACATGTTCTTGACACAGGAAAAAACCCTTGCACGAAAAATCAAAGAAGCCATCCTAGCAGTTCGTCTAGAACAAACCTTCTCGAAAGAGAAAATTTTGGAAATGTACCTGAACGTTATATATTTCGGGCATGGTGCATGGGGGATTCATTCTGCATGCCAACTATACTTCAATAAAGAACCCAAAGACCTAACGCTATCCGAAGCAACACTACTTGCTGGAATAATAAAGGCCCCAGAGTACTATTCACCCAAGAGACATCCTAAAAGAGCCGCCATCAGACAAGCATATGTTTTAAGGCGTATGGTTGAACTGGGTATGATAAGCCCACAAGATGCAGAGAGGGCAAAAAAAATTCAGCTCGACTTCCAGGGCCTTAAAAAGCCCTCTTTGATGTTCGACAGTGCACCTTACTTCATCTCCTACATTCTTTTCGATCACCTTTTGCCCAAATATGGAAGCGATCTGGTTTATAGAGGAGGTCTTCGGGTATACACCACCATAGACCTAGATATTCAACGCGCTGCAGAAGAAGCCATTCAGAATCTAAAAAGTGAGGGAGCCATAGTAGCATTAGATCCATATACAGGGGAGATTTTGGCCCTAGTCGGCGGAAAGGATTTCAAGAAAAGCAAGTTCAACAGAGCAACCCAAGCTTATAGGCAGCCAGGTTCGGCTTTCAAGCCTTTCGTTTATGCTGCCGCTCTGGAGAAAGGACTAAGACCTATAGACCACGTCTTCGATGCCCCCCTATCATTCGATAACGGGGTAGATGAAAACGGTGAAGAAAACATCTGGTCACCTGGCAACTACGGAGGAACTTATCACGGAGAAGTAACTATTCTAGAGGCCATGGTTCACTCATACAACACCGTTGCAGTAAGGGTGGGACAAATAACGGGCATCCAAAGGATACTTAACTTGGCACGAGATGCAGGATTCACGTCCCCCCATATTCCCGCCGATTTATCTGTTGCGCTGGGGTCAGCAAGTATAACACCTTTAGAATTGGCTTCCGCATACTGCATTTTCGCCAACGATGGTTTCCGAGTTCAACCCTTTGGAATAAGAAAAGTCACAACGGCTGCAGGCGAGATCCTGGAAAGCTTTGAACCATTAAAGTTCCAAGCAGTACCACCACAAATAACCACAACGATAAGGTCTATGATGGAAGAAGTGGTAAGGTCAGGAACAGGAAGAAGGGCAAAGATTGAAGGCTATGAGGTCTTCGGAAAGACAGGAACTACCAACGAATACAGCGACGCTTGGTTCGCCGGAGGTATCCCGAACATGGTAGCCGTGGTTTACGCAGGAAACGACGATCATGCGAGTTTAGGCAAAGCAGGCACTGGAGGCACAATAGCCGCTCCCGTATGGCATGACTTCGTATCGAAGGCTAAAGAATACATACCTATAGATACAACTTTTCCAGATACCTCAACGTACGACGTAGTTGAGGTACAAATATGTAGGGAGACAGGCTTTCTTGCGGGAGATTCGTGTCCAAGCGCAAGTATCCTTATGCCAGTAGGCACCACTCCTGAAACTGTCTGCCCTATTCATGGAGGTGGCAGTTGGGAAGCTGCAGCCTTGGACCCCAACAGTCCTAAACTTTTACTATCTCCGAAAGACCAAGAAACCTTGGGGGTCACTGTAGCTTCTGCGCCAGTTTACAGCATAGCACCTCCTGAAGGTACAGAGGAGCAAATAGTTGTTCAAACACCGTATATAGCTCCCCCCTCACTGGACAGACCAATAGAAATGCCAGAGGAACCAACTCCAAAACCCAAAGCGCCTTTGGTTCCAAAGATAGAAAGCCGTCCAAAGGAGAGGACTCCTGAAGAAATAGACAAACGCTTCAGGGAACTTCTAAAGCAATACGGGATTACCGAGTAA
- a CDS encoding Integrase catalytic region (PFAM: Integrase core domain~InterPro IPR001584~KEGG: dau:Daud_0321 integrase catalytic subunit~PFAM: Integrase catalytic region~SPTR: Integrase, catalytic region) codes for MSRGDVYLNEKESRRAYVVEQLLDGRVTVKEASCVLGLSERQIKRLKAGVKERGIAALAHGNRGRKPKHATSKEVKEAIVGFAVGKYHGASYQHMSELMKEHDGIFVSAKTVGRILKEASIPNKHTHKTPRRRRTRNRMSMEGMLVQCDASPHDWLEGRCSKLCLHGAIDDATGKIFGLYFRPNEDLLGYLHVLKQMVEDYGIPRSIYSDGHSIFFSPKGEKLTIEEELKGERVKLTKFGDVLNQLDITHIKARSPQAKGRIERLWETLQSRLIVELRIANISSMDDANDFLCDFKKRFNSRFAVRAEDKEQAFRANPGLESLHKIICIKSHRKASNGSTISYEGNTYQLLDCRGRVVPLKPKSPVCVTRHLDGSLGALYSGDYFKLKAISSDSNKKAIQEENLENKAKPRGKYKPSMDHPWRRSINSTTKDHKNKKRYPLEGELGGIHAPY; via the coding sequence ATGAGCAGGGGTGACGTATATTTGAATGAGAAGGAATCCAGGCGGGCATATGTTGTAGAGCAGTTATTGGATGGCAGGGTGACGGTGAAGGAAGCGTCGTGTGTATTAGGGTTGAGTGAGCGTCAAATAAAAAGGCTGAAGGCAGGGGTGAAGGAAAGAGGTATAGCAGCGTTGGCGCATGGTAACAGGGGAAGGAAGCCTAAACATGCTACGTCCAAAGAGGTAAAAGAGGCCATAGTAGGTTTTGCAGTGGGTAAATACCATGGAGCCAGCTACCAACACATGTCGGAGCTAATGAAAGAGCACGATGGAATATTTGTGTCGGCCAAGACTGTAGGTCGAATTCTCAAGGAGGCATCAATACCCAACAAGCACACTCACAAGACTCCGAGGAGGAGGCGTACTAGGAATCGAATGTCCATGGAGGGCATGTTGGTACAGTGTGATGCCAGTCCCCATGATTGGCTTGAAGGAAGGTGCTCCAAGCTATGTCTTCATGGAGCCATAGATGACGCTACGGGGAAGATTTTTGGCCTTTATTTCAGGCCCAATGAAGATTTATTGGGGTATCTGCATGTTTTGAAGCAGATGGTGGAAGATTACGGGATTCCCAGGAGTATATACAGTGACGGTCATTCTATATTCTTTTCTCCTAAAGGAGAGAAGCTCACCATAGAGGAAGAGCTTAAAGGAGAAAGAGTTAAACTTACTAAGTTTGGAGATGTGTTGAATCAGTTGGACATAACCCATATAAAGGCTCGTTCACCTCAAGCAAAGGGGCGTATAGAGCGTCTTTGGGAGACCCTGCAGAGTCGGTTGATTGTAGAACTCAGGATAGCCAATATTTCCAGTATGGATGATGCCAATGATTTTCTGTGTGATTTCAAAAAGAGGTTTAACAGCCGTTTCGCTGTAAGGGCAGAAGATAAAGAACAGGCATTCAGGGCAAACCCTGGATTAGAGTCTTTGCATAAAATCATATGCATAAAGAGTCACAGAAAAGCTTCAAATGGCTCCACCATATCTTATGAGGGCAATACATATCAATTGTTGGATTGTAGAGGTCGAGTGGTACCTCTGAAGCCCAAAAGCCCTGTTTGTGTTACAAGGCATCTCGATGGTTCCCTTGGAGCTTTATACAGTGGCGATTACTTTAAACTAAAGGCTATCTCAAGTGACAGTAACAAGAAAGCTATCCAAGAAGAAAACCTAGAAAACAAGGCAAAGCCAAGGGGAAAATATAAACCATCCATGGATCACCCATGGCGTAGGAGTATAAACAGCACAACCAAAGATCATAAAAACAAGAAAAGGTATCCTCTGGAAGGTGAATTGGGGGGAATACATGCCCCATATTGA